TCCTGAAGATATTGCAGATGTTTTGCCAGCAGAGGCTCGCAAGGTAGAGTCTTTGCGTCGTGCCATTTTGGATTTATATCAATCCTATGGTTATGAGTTGGTTGCTCCCCCAATCCTTGAGTTCTTAGACTCCTTATTGACTGGCACTGGTTCAGATCTCAATCTACAAACATTCAAGTTGGTAGATCAATTATCAGGTCGCACCCTAGGCTTGCGGGCAGATATGACTCCGCAAGTGGCTCGTATCGATGCGCACCTTTTAAATCGCGCTGGTGTGACACGTCTTTGTTATGCGGGCTCTGTAGCGCACGCACGCACACCGGTGGGCAGCTCTGCTCGCGAAGAGTTACAGCTTGGCGCTGAGATTTACGGCTGCGCCACTTGGGAAGCAGACTTTGAGGCAATTACCTTATTGTTGAAAACGCTTGCAGTAGCAGGCTTAGACAAGGTCTATCTAGATTTGTCACACGCCGGCATCCTGACTGGCATCTTGGCCGACCAAAAACTCGACAAAGAAACGATTGAAACTTTGTATGGCTTATTGCAAAGCAAGGATCGCCCACGCTTGAGTCAATGGGCCGCTTGTTTGCCTGCTAAGGTATCTGAGGCACTTATTGCTCTGACAGAATTAAATGGCCCATGCACTGAAGTACTCGCAAAGGCTAAAAAAGTATTGCCGAAACATGCTGCAGTCGATCAAGCCTTGGCTGACCTTGAGCGCCTGGCCTCAGCTGCAAGTGTTTTATCTACAAAATTAGAACTCAGTATTGATCTAGCTGACTTGCGTGGTTATCAGTATCACAGCGGCGTAATGTTTGCTGCGTATGTTGATCAGTTGCCGCAACCGATTGCAAGAGGCGGTCGCTATGACCATGTTGGTCAAGCTTTTGGTCGCCCACGTCCTGCAACTGGTTTCTCGCTCGATCTATTGACCTTGGCTAACTTGTCTCCTTTAAAGGCGCGCAAGTTAGCAATTCTGGCTCCTTGGATTGAGGATGCGGAATTGAATAAATCAATAAGCAACTTGAGAAGTCAGGGTGAGGTAGTGATACAGGTGCCAGCTGGTACAGCAGTAGAGGCTGCCGAATATGAATGTGATCGAGAGCTGGTGAAGCAAGGCAGCTCTTGGGAAGTAAAAAAGAAGTAAACCCGAAGAAGTAAAGCTATAAGCAGTAGTTAACCTATTTTGTAATTATCTTTTTGGATTTCATTATGTCTTCAAAGCAGCAAGCACACGGTCGTAACGTAGTTGTCATTGGCACCCAGTGGGGTGATGAAGGCAAAGGTAAGGTGGTGGATTGGTTGACTGATCATGCTCAAGCGGTAGTCCGCTTCCAGGGCGGTCACAATGCGGGCCACACACTCATCATCGGTGACAAGAAGACTATTTTGCGTTTGATCCCGTCTGGAATCATGCATAAGAATGTGATTTGCTACATCGGCAATGGCGTAGTACTTTCTCCAGAGGCGCTCTTTAAAGAAATCGGCGAACTAGAAGCGGCTGGATTAGATGTTCAATCCCGCCTGAAGATCTCAGAGGCGACTACTTTGATTCTGCCGTACCACGTAGCGATTGATCATGCGCGAGAGAAGAAGCGTGGCGAAGCCAAGATTGGTACAACTGGTCGCGGCATTGGACCGGCGTATGAAGATAAAGTAGCACGCCGTGCATTGCGTGTTCAGGACTTGTTCTACCCAGAAAAATTTGCAGAGCAATTACGTGAGAATTTGGAGTATCACAATTTCATGCTCACCAATTACTATGGCGCTGAGCCTGTTAATTACGAAAAGACTTTGGCTGAGGCAATGTCATATGCTGAACGCCTTAAGCCAATGGTGGTTGACGTGTCTAGCGCACTCTACGCAGCCGAGCAAGCTGGACAAAATTTATTGTTCGAAGGCGCTCAAGGCACATTACTCGATATCGATCATGGTACCTATCCATACGTCACATCCAGCAACTGTGTAGCAGGTAATGCTGCTGCTGGTTCAGGTGTGGGCCCTGAGTCTTTGCAATACATCTTGGGCATTACTAAAGCTTATTGCACTCGCGTTGGTGCGGGCCCATTCCCAAGCGAACTTTACGATCATGACAATCCTGCAAAGCAAGATCCAGTTGGCGTACGTTTGGCTGAAGTTGGTAAAGAATTTGGCTCTGTTACCGGTCGTCCACGTCGCACTGGTTGGTTAGATGCTGCTGCATTAAAGCGCTCGATTCAGATCAACGGCTTGTCTGGTTTATGTATTACTAAATTGGACGTACTAGATGGTTTTGAAACTATCCGTCTGTGCGTTGGCTACAACCTCGATGGTAAGAAGCTTGATGTGTTGCCACGCGGCGCAGAATCTGTAGCCCGTTGTGAGCCAATTTATGAGGATTTCCCGGGCTGGAAGGGTACAACCTTCGGTATCCGTGAGTGGGATAAGTTGCCGCCTGAGGCGCAAAAGTTTCTCCGTCGTATCGAGGAAGTGGCTGGCAAGCCAATCGCAATGGTGTCTACAGGCCCAGAGCGTGATGAAACCATCCTCCTTCAGCATCCTTTTCAGGATTGATGGAAAATAATTGATTCAGCATTTAATTAACTAATTTATCAACTTTTTGTAAGAACCAAGGTTTACAACATGACTGCGCGCACTACCTGCAATAGCCTTCAAGTGGCAACTCCTTTATATCGTTTTATCGAAGACAAAGTGCTTCCAGGAACAGGCATCAAGAGTGCTGACTTTTGGAAGGGTTTTGATGAAATCGTTAAAGATCTCACCCCAAAAAATGAAGCCTTGCTAGCTAAGCGTGATCGCATTCAGGTTGACTTGGATAAATGGCACCAAGCCAATCCAGGCCCAATCAAGGATATGCCTGCATATCGTAAGTTCTTAAAAGAAATTGACTACTTAGTCGACGTTCCAGGAAAAATTACTGCAACAACCAAGAATGTGGATGATGAGTTGGCGCTTCAAGCCGGTCCTCAACTGGTTGTTCCTGTATTAAACGCCCGTTATGCATTGAATGCCGCGAATGCTCGTTGGGGCTCTTTATATGACGCTCTTTATGGTACCGATGTTCTCTCTGAAGAAGATGGCGCTACTAAGGCGGGTGCTTACAACCCCATTCGTGGTGCTAAGGTAGTTGCTTATGCTCGCAACTTCTTGGATCAAGCTGCTCCATTGGCTAAGGGATCACATCGTGATTCAGTTGCTTATACAGTTGACGGCAATAAGCTTTCCGTTAAATTAAAAGATGGCAGCGTTACCGGTTTAGCTGATGAGAAGCAATTTGTTGGCTATCAAGGTGATGCAGCTGCACCAAGCTCAGTCTTATTGCGCAACAACGGCGTGCATATTGATATCGAAATCAACAAAACTAAAACTATTGGCGCAAGTGATCCCGCTGGTATCAATGATGTTGTCCTCGAAGCTGCGCTCTCCACCATTTTGGATTTGGAAGACTCTATTGCAGCAGTAGATGGCGATGACAAAGTGCTTGCCTATGAAAACTGGTTAGGCATCCTCAAGGGAACTTTGGTTGAGGAAGTGAAGAAGGGCGATAAGACCATTACTCGCGCACTCAATCCAGACCGTAAGTACAAAGCTGGTATTGGCGCTGTTGATGCAAAAGATGGTGTTGTCACTTTGCATGGCCGCTCACTTTTGTTCCTCCGTAACGTTGGCCACTTAATGACCAACCCAGCCATTATTACTGGCGAAGGTAAAGAGATCTACGAAGGTATCTTGGATGCAGTGGTGACTGTATTGATCGCTTTGTACGACATTAATCGTCCAGCAAGCCAAGCAATTGGTAATACACGCAAGGGTTCCGTTTATATCGTGAAGCCAAAAATGCACAGCCCAGAAGAAGTGGCTTTTGCAG
The window above is part of the Polynucleobacter sp. AP-Kolm-20A-A1 genome. Proteins encoded here:
- a CDS encoding ATP phosphoribosyltransferase regulatory subunit, producing MNRWLLPEDIADVLPAEARKVESLRRAILDLYQSYGYELVAPPILEFLDSLLTGTGSDLNLQTFKLVDQLSGRTLGLRADMTPQVARIDAHLLNRAGVTRLCYAGSVAHARTPVGSSAREELQLGAEIYGCATWEADFEAITLLLKTLAVAGLDKVYLDLSHAGILTGILADQKLDKETIETLYGLLQSKDRPRLSQWAACLPAKVSEALIALTELNGPCTEVLAKAKKVLPKHAAVDQALADLERLASAASVLSTKLELSIDLADLRGYQYHSGVMFAAYVDQLPQPIARGGRYDHVGQAFGRPRPATGFSLDLLTLANLSPLKARKLAILAPWIEDAELNKSISNLRSQGEVVIQVPAGTAVEAAEYECDRELVKQGSSWEVKKK
- a CDS encoding adenylosuccinate synthase, with product MSSKQQAHGRNVVVIGTQWGDEGKGKVVDWLTDHAQAVVRFQGGHNAGHTLIIGDKKTILRLIPSGIMHKNVICYIGNGVVLSPEALFKEIGELEAAGLDVQSRLKISEATTLILPYHVAIDHAREKKRGEAKIGTTGRGIGPAYEDKVARRALRVQDLFYPEKFAEQLRENLEYHNFMLTNYYGAEPVNYEKTLAEAMSYAERLKPMVVDVSSALYAAEQAGQNLLFEGAQGTLLDIDHGTYPYVTSSNCVAGNAAAGSGVGPESLQYILGITKAYCTRVGAGPFPSELYDHDNPAKQDPVGVRLAEVGKEFGSVTGRPRRTGWLDAAALKRSIQINGLSGLCITKLDVLDGFETIRLCVGYNLDGKKLDVLPRGAESVARCEPIYEDFPGWKGTTFGIREWDKLPPEAQKFLRRIEEVAGKPIAMVSTGPERDETILLQHPFQD
- a CDS encoding malate synthase G codes for the protein MTARTTCNSLQVATPLYRFIEDKVLPGTGIKSADFWKGFDEIVKDLTPKNEALLAKRDRIQVDLDKWHQANPGPIKDMPAYRKFLKEIDYLVDVPGKITATTKNVDDELALQAGPQLVVPVLNARYALNAANARWGSLYDALYGTDVLSEEDGATKAGAYNPIRGAKVVAYARNFLDQAAPLAKGSHRDSVAYTVDGNKLSVKLKDGSVTGLADEKQFVGYQGDAAAPSSVLLRNNGVHIDIEINKTKTIGASDPAGINDVVLEAALSTILDLEDSIAAVDGDDKVLAYENWLGILKGTLVEEVKKGDKTITRALNPDRKYKAGIGAVDAKDGVVTLHGRSLLFLRNVGHLMTNPAIITGEGKEIYEGILDAVVTVLIALYDINRPASQAIGNTRKGSVYIVKPKMHSPEEVAFAGELFGRVEKLLGLPADTVKLGIMDEERRMSANIKAAIAAAGARVAFINTGFLDRTGDEMHTAMYAGPMMRKGDMKTSKWLSAYERRNVFAGLDCGLRGRAQIGKGMWAMPDMMKAMVEQKIVHPKAGANTAWVPSPTAATLHALHYHQVNVAELQKEMEKLDTAAEAEALINDLLTIPVVEKANWSKEEIQQELDNNCQGILGYVVRWIDQGVGCSKVPDIHNVGLMEDRATLRISSQHIANWLLNGIVTADQVNESLQRMAKVVDGQNAGDPLYKPMMPNYKDSYAYKAASDLIFKGLEQPNGYTEPLLHAWRLEVKKAGAK